A genomic stretch from Candidatus Omnitrophota bacterium includes:
- a CDS encoding L,D-transpeptidase family protein: MIRNIAIFVLVVVIAATMGAFVLTMKQRKAKEDSLDKMHLAEAMLESQDYNGAVKNLLPVVERGKRFEQADKALYLLAQTYEKLGAKEAIGLWRRIADEFPESVYRLEARMNLANSLINEKPDEARSIYEDASKSSDDKIKEQALAGIAISYATGDPEKALSLFYQIVDAKPKNPNVEAAAKDFITKINSERLWSPRLDEFCQLYSVQPGDSADKISDIYKTTSAFLCEANNFKPNALKPGRQIKVPKEPFHIVVDKSNCRLNLLSQSGRFIKWYPVGIGTESYKTPAGEYVITTKQIDPKWYKPEGGVAEPGDPENALGVRWMGISTTDGQKTGLGIHGTNAPETIGFRKSAGCIRMYNEAVIELYKIVTYGTPVTIVEDME; the protein is encoded by the coding sequence TTGGTTGTAGTCATCGCGGCTACTATGGGCGCATTCGTCCTGACCATGAAACAGCGCAAAGCGAAGGAAGACAGTTTGGATAAAATGCACCTCGCCGAGGCGATGCTGGAATCTCAGGATTACAACGGCGCCGTCAAGAATCTTCTCCCCGTCGTCGAACGGGGAAAACGCTTCGAGCAAGCCGATAAAGCCCTTTATCTTCTCGCCCAGACCTATGAAAAACTCGGCGCGAAGGAAGCGATCGGCCTGTGGCGGCGGATTGCAGACGAGTTTCCCGAAAGCGTCTATCGCCTGGAAGCCCGTATGAATCTGGCCAATTCGCTCATTAACGAAAAGCCTGACGAAGCGCGTTCCATTTACGAAGACGCGTCAAAATCTTCGGACGATAAAATTAAAGAGCAGGCCCTAGCGGGAATCGCCATCTCCTACGCCACCGGCGATCCCGAAAAAGCGCTGTCACTCTTCTATCAAATTGTCGACGCCAAACCCAAAAACCCGAACGTGGAAGCGGCTGCCAAGGATTTTATCACCAAGATCAATTCAGAACGGCTTTGGTCGCCCCGGCTGGACGAATTTTGCCAACTCTATTCCGTGCAGCCCGGCGATTCCGCCGACAAAATCAGCGATATCTATAAAACCACCTCCGCCTTTCTCTGCGAGGCCAACAATTTCAAACCCAACGCGCTTAAGCCGGGACGGCAAATCAAGGTTCCCAAAGAGCCGTTTCACATCGTCGTCGATAAAAGCAACTGCCGCCTCAACCTTCTCTCGCAGAGCGGTCGCTTTATCAAGTGGTATCCCGTCGGCATCGGTACGGAAAGTTACAAAACCCCCGCCGGGGAATATGTCATAACCACAAAGCAAATCGATCCCAAATGGTATAAGCCGGAAGGCGGAGTCGCGGAGCCAGGCGATCCCGAAAACGCCCTCGGCGTCCGCTGGATGGGAATCTCCACCACCGATGGACAGAAGACGGGCTTGGGCATCCACGGCACCAACGCCCCCGAAACCATCGGCTTCCGCAAAAGCGCGGGCTGCATCCGCATGTACAACGAAGCGGTTATCGAACTCTATAAGATCGTTACCTACGGAACGCCGGTAACGATTGTGGAGGATATGGAGTAA
- the hisG gene encoding ATP phosphoribosyltransferase, which yields MNQKILRLGLPKGSLQQSTFELFRKAGYVISVRERSYFPETDDPELSIVLLRAQEMSRYVEDGALDAGITGHDWILENDSNVHEIATLCYSKASTRPVRWVLAVPEDSPIQSVKDLQGKRIATELVNASKRYLEQNGVKAEVEFSWGATEVKVPQLVDAIIDVTETGSSLRANKLRIVETLFESQTKFIANHDAWKDDWKRDKLERIAMLLSGAIEAGGKVGLKMNVREADMNAVLKVLPEGITNPTVSSLLQKGWSALEIVVDEKIVREIIPALKRAGAVGIIEYSLNKVIY from the coding sequence ATGAACCAGAAAATTCTTCGCCTGGGTTTGCCTAAAGGCAGCCTGCAGCAATCGACTTTCGAACTATTTCGCAAGGCGGGCTACGTCATCTCCGTCCGCGAGCGTTCCTACTTTCCGGAAACGGACGATCCCGAACTCTCCATCGTGCTTTTGCGGGCGCAGGAGATGTCGCGCTACGTCGAAGACGGCGCCTTGGACGCGGGCATCACCGGGCATGATTGGATTTTGGAAAACGATTCCAACGTTCATGAAATCGCCACTCTTTGCTATTCCAAGGCCTCGACGCGTCCCGTGCGCTGGGTGCTCGCCGTTCCGGAAGATTCCCCTATACAAAGCGTCAAGGACTTGCAAGGCAAGCGCATCGCCACCGAACTGGTCAACGCCTCCAAACGCTACTTAGAACAGAATGGCGTAAAAGCGGAAGTGGAATTTTCCTGGGGCGCAACGGAGGTCAAAGTTCCGCAGCTCGTCGACGCCATTATCGACGTGACGGAAACCGGCTCCTCCCTGCGCGCCAACAAACTGCGCATCGTGGAAACGCTTTTCGAATCGCAAACCAAATTCATCGCCAACCATGACGCCTGGAAGGACGATTGGAAGCGGGACAAACTGGAGCGCATCGCCATGCTGCTTTCCGGCGCCATCGAAGCGGGCGGAAAGGTAGGCTTGAAGATGAACGTGCGCGAAGCCGATATGAACGCCGTCCTCAAAGTGCTGCCCGAAGGCATCACCAATCCGACGGTTTCCAGCCTGCTGCAAAAAGGCTGGAGCGCGTTGGAGATCGTCGTCGATGAAAAGATCGTGCGCGAAATCATTCCCGCTCTCAAGCGCGCCGGAGCCGTGGGGATTATCGAATATTCGCTGAATAAGGTGATTTATTGA
- the argB gene encoding acetylglutamate kinase: protein MSDRELFSQHLIEALPYIRQFYAKSIVIKYGGAAMNKEDLKQEFCRDVVLLDYVGMRPLVVHGGGPQATQLLKRLGRDTQFIDGVRVTDKETVDIVEMVLTGSIGKEIVALMNMEGGKAVGLSGKDANLIRVKKLMHRTQADPDNAIDIGYVGEIQSIDAKVLSTLEQGGFIPVLSPIGVGEDGHAYNINADTAAGEIARATIAERLILLTDTPGVLRDKNDPDSIISSLSASEARELIASGKADGGMIPKLQACLRAIGGGVKKAHIIDGRVPHSVLLELFTDTGVGTQVYPDR from the coding sequence ATGTCGGACAGAGAACTCTTCTCGCAGCATCTGATCGAGGCGCTGCCTTATATCCGCCAGTTTTACGCCAAATCCATCGTCATCAAATATGGCGGCGCCGCGATGAACAAGGAAGACCTCAAGCAGGAGTTCTGCCGCGACGTGGTATTGCTCGACTATGTCGGCATGAGGCCGCTCGTGGTTCACGGCGGCGGCCCTCAAGCTACGCAATTGCTGAAGCGTTTGGGACGGGATACGCAATTCATCGACGGCGTGCGCGTAACGGACAAAGAGACCGTCGATATCGTAGAGATGGTGCTGACCGGCTCCATCGGCAAAGAGATCGTCGCCCTTATGAATATGGAAGGCGGTAAGGCCGTGGGGCTTTCCGGCAAGGACGCCAATCTCATCCGCGTCAAAAAATTGATGCACCGCACCCAGGCCGATCCCGACAACGCCATCGATATCGGCTATGTCGGCGAGATTCAATCCATCGACGCCAAGGTATTGAGCACGCTGGAGCAGGGCGGCTTTATCCCCGTACTCTCGCCCATCGGCGTCGGCGAAGATGGCCACGCCTACAACATCAACGCCGACACGGCGGCGGGCGAAATCGCCCGCGCTACGATCGCCGAGCGCTTGATTCTCTTGACGGATACGCCAGGCGTGCTGCGAGACAAAAACGATCCCGATTCGATCATCTCCTCCCTCAGCGCCAGCGAAGCGCGGGAATTGATCGCCTCCGGCAAAGCCGACGGCGGCATGATTCCAAAACTTCAAGCCTGCCTGCGGGCAATCGGCGGCGGGGTGAAGAAAGCGCATATCATCGATGGACGGGTTCCCCACTCCGTCCTTTTGGAACTATTCACGGATACCGGCGTCGGGACGCAAGTCTATCCCGACCGCTGA
- a CDS encoding aspartate aminotransferase family protein, whose amino-acid sequence MTTAETIQTNAQQYLTNNYGVRSLALVRGEGAYVWDSKGRRYLDLLSGLGVNNLGHCHPKVTAAIREQAGKLLHVSNLYLIEPQVELARLLVKHSPADKVFFCNSGTEAIEAAIKMARRYSFDKYGEGRHRIIALKNSFHGRTLGALSATGQTKYHHGFQPLVEGFIHVPINDIEAMRSAVNKSVCAVLIEPVQGEGGVYPCDEEYLKQVRQLCDENNLLLIFDEVQCGLGRAGHLFASEELGFEPDLISLAKSLAGGVPIGALLAKDEPAQAFVPGTHAATFGGNPLAAAAGVAAFNVLLDEKLPQRSKRLGQEFRNRLNELKKKHSCILEVRSKGLMIGVQMNFPVAELLLKLLERGYIAGPAGPEVLRFLPPLIIEENLLFEAIAALDELLP is encoded by the coding sequence ATGACCACGGCGGAAACGATCCAAACCAACGCCCAACAGTATCTAACGAATAACTATGGAGTCCGCAGCCTCGCGCTCGTTCGCGGCGAAGGCGCCTACGTATGGGATTCCAAGGGGCGTCGATATTTGGATCTTCTCTCCGGACTCGGCGTCAACAACCTGGGCCATTGCCACCCCAAAGTAACGGCGGCGATTCGCGAGCAGGCGGGAAAACTGCTGCACGTCTCCAACCTGTATCTCATCGAACCCCAGGTCGAACTAGCGCGCCTGCTGGTGAAACACAGCCCGGCGGATAAAGTCTTTTTCTGCAACAGCGGGACCGAAGCTATCGAAGCGGCCATCAAAATGGCACGGCGCTATTCCTTCGATAAATACGGCGAAGGACGCCATCGCATCATCGCCTTGAAGAATTCGTTTCATGGCCGCACGCTGGGCGCGCTTTCCGCTACGGGTCAGACCAAGTACCATCACGGCTTCCAACCCTTGGTGGAAGGTTTTATCCATGTTCCCATCAACGACATCGAAGCCATGCGCTCCGCCGTTAACAAATCGGTCTGCGCTGTTTTGATCGAACCCGTTCAGGGCGAAGGCGGCGTTTATCCCTGCGATGAGGAATACCTCAAGCAGGTGCGCCAACTTTGCGACGAAAACAATTTGCTTCTGATATTCGACGAAGTGCAATGCGGCCTCGGACGCGCCGGACATCTTTTCGCCAGCGAGGAATTGGGCTTCGAGCCGGATCTGATATCCTTGGCGAAGAGTCTTGCGGGCGGCGTTCCCATCGGCGCGCTGCTTGCCAAGGACGAACCGGCGCAGGCGTTCGTTCCCGGAACCCACGCCGCCACGTTTGGAGGCAATCCCCTGGCGGCCGCCGCTGGAGTCGCCGCGTTCAACGTTCTTCTTGACGAAAAATTGCCGCAGCGTTCCAAACGGCTGGGACAGGAATTCCGGAACCGATTGAACGAATTGAAAAAGAAACATTCGTGCATCCTCGAAGTCCGGAGTAAAGGATTGATGATCGGCGTCCAAATGAATTTTCCCGTCGCCGAACTTCTCCTGAAATTGCTCGAACGCGGCTACATCGCCGGACCGGCGGGACCGGAAGTCTTGCGCTTCCTGCCGCCTCTCATCATCGAAGAGAATCTGCTTTTCGAGGCAATCGCTGCGTTGGATGAATTATTGCCGTAG
- the argF gene encoding ornithine carbamoyltransferase — MSKRDFRFVTDFNRDELWAVLKLSAEMKDDPFRFRTSLMGKSMAMINEKKSLRTKVTFEAGIQQLGGFSIYLTNHDINLGKREPVKDIARNLSRWVDIIAARVFQQTTIMEMAEYASIPVINALSDEDHPCQAVADVFTIWDRLRGRGRLESFNLVYIGDGNNVCNSLILISGMLGFNLTVSTPHGYEPMTHVLDRGRELAGNSGGAIMFERDPRKAIVSAEAIYTDVWTSMGQEEETEQRLHDFKAYQVNEELVALAPKNAAIMHCLPAHRGEEATDAVLESPNSIIFDQAENRLHAQKAIMKFLVEAKS; from the coding sequence ATGAGTAAACGCGATTTTCGTTTTGTTACTGATTTTAACCGGGACGAACTATGGGCCGTTCTTAAACTGTCGGCGGAAATGAAAGACGATCCGTTTCGCTTCCGCACTAGCCTTATGGGCAAGTCTATGGCCATGATTAACGAGAAAAAATCTTTGCGCACTAAGGTAACGTTCGAAGCGGGCATCCAACAGCTGGGAGGATTCTCCATTTATCTCACCAACCACGACATCAACCTGGGCAAGCGCGAACCGGTCAAGGATATCGCCCGCAATCTCTCCCGCTGGGTCGATATTATTGCCGCCCGCGTTTTCCAGCAGACCACAATCATGGAGATGGCGGAATACGCATCGATCCCCGTCATCAATGCTCTTTCCGACGAAGACCACCCCTGTCAGGCCGTGGCCGACGTCTTCACCATTTGGGATCGGCTGCGCGGACGCGGACGCCTGGAGAGCTTCAATCTCGTCTACATCGGCGACGGCAATAACGTATGCAATTCGCTCATCCTCATTTCCGGGATGCTAGGATTCAATCTGACGGTCAGCACGCCTCACGGCTACGAACCGATGACTCATGTTCTCGACCGCGGCCGAGAATTGGCCGGCAATTCCGGCGGCGCCATTATGTTCGAACGCGATCCCCGCAAAGCCATCGTTTCGGCGGAAGCGATTTATACCGACGTATGGACCAGCATGGGCCAGGAGGAAGAAACAGAGCAGCGATTGCATGATTTTAAGGCTTATCAGGTCAACGAGGAACTTGTCGCCCTCGCTCCTAAGAACGCTGCTATCATGCACTGTCTCCCGGCTCATCGCGGCGAGGAAGCGACGGACGCCGTCTTAGAGTCGCCCAATTCCATTATCTTCGATCAGGCGGAAAATCGGCTTCATGCGCAAAAAGCCATTATGAAATTCTTAGTAGAGGCGAAATCGTAA
- a CDS encoding ABC transporter permease, which yields MVLLSERCKVLLAPARRLELWPYRGLIRQLAARDLKARYKVSALGFFWSLLRPMLTIAVLAGVFSMMGLQSARYAVSYPVFLLAAYMPWFYFSMGLMEGVHSLLGNSHLVKKVYCPRAVFPAAVVLANLVNYLLSFFVLLPILYVLPLARPAWTLLQLPLAVAALTAFLLGLCFIGSVLNVLYRDTTQIVEFLVFIWFYLSPVLYDVCDVSSKLPRYGVYFYFLNPMAGLLEWHRYAFLSAHLNMNHPESAAVNGFITHCAIPYAATVSLLALWGGYRLLKRLETRAVDEM from the coding sequence ATGGTTTTGTTAAGTGAACGATGCAAAGTTCTCTTGGCCCCTGCGAGGCGCTTGGAGTTATGGCCATATCGGGGCTTGATCCGTCAATTGGCGGCGCGGGATTTGAAGGCGCGTTATAAGGTTTCGGCGCTGGGATTTTTTTGGAGCCTTTTGCGGCCTATGTTGACTATCGCCGTTTTAGCGGGCGTGTTTTCCATGATGGGACTGCAAAGCGCGCGGTATGCGGTTTCCTATCCCGTTTTCCTGCTGGCCGCCTATATGCCTTGGTTTTATTTTTCCATGGGATTGATGGAGGGCGTCCATTCGCTGCTGGGGAATTCCCATCTTGTGAAAAAAGTATATTGCCCGCGGGCGGTTTTTCCGGCGGCGGTGGTTTTGGCTAACCTAGTCAATTATCTATTGTCGTTTTTCGTGCTGTTGCCGATTTTATACGTCCTGCCGTTGGCGCGTCCCGCCTGGACGTTGTTGCAACTGCCGCTGGCCGTAGCGGCGCTGACGGCGTTCTTGTTGGGATTGTGCTTCATCGGATCCGTATTGAATGTTCTCTATCGCGATACGACGCAGATCGTGGAGTTTCTCGTCTTCATCTGGTTCTATCTCTCGCCGGTGTTGTACGACGTGTGCGACGTATCTTCCAAACTGCCCCGGTACGGCGTCTATTTCTATTTTCTCAATCCCATGGCGGGACTGTTGGAATGGCATCGCTACGCCTTCCTCTCGGCGCATCTCAATATGAACCATCCGGAAAGCGCCGCCGTTAACGGATTCATTACCCATTGCGCCATACCCTACGCCGCCACGGTAAGCCTCCTCGCGTTATGGGGAGGATATCGCTTGTTGAAGCGATTGGAGACGCGGGCGGTGGACGAAATGTAA
- the neuC gene encoding UDP-N-acetylglucosamine 2-epimerase, whose amino-acid sequence MRRIAVVTGTRAEYGILHPVMERIASSPALELAVIAAGMHLSPDYGLTVREIERDKMPLAAKVDMLFSSDLPSAMAKGLGIGIYGMAQEVERLKPDAVVILGDRVEAFAGAIAGLFGGAVLAHIHGGEVTQGGFDEYMRHAITKLSHLHFAATPKSRERIVRLGENPDYVFHTGTPGLDALQKYPRLSDEEISQRIGFPLPERYALIAQHPVSTRPHAAAAEIAATLEAFKRSGLPCFLMSPNADAGGREMLAKIREYQKGDWLKTIVHVPRAVYCNLLRRCAVLAGNSSSGIIDSPAYGVPAIDIGDRQAGRERGDNVISAPPIQTEIEKAIDRALNDAEFLRKAWNTVNPYGDGKASERIVEILETADWERTKNEKRHAADL is encoded by the coding sequence ATGAGGCGCATCGCCGTCGTTACCGGGACGCGCGCCGAGTACGGCATTCTGCATCCGGTCATGGAGCGCATCGCCTCTTCCCCGGCGTTGGAATTGGCCGTCATCGCCGCTGGAATGCACCTCTCGCCGGACTACGGCTTGACGGTGCGCGAGATCGAACGGGACAAAATGCCTTTGGCCGCCAAGGTGGATATGCTCTTCAGCAGCGATCTGCCCTCGGCGATGGCTAAGGGGTTAGGGATTGGCATTTACGGGATGGCTCAGGAGGTCGAGCGCCTCAAGCCGGACGCTGTCGTCATATTGGGGGATCGTGTGGAAGCTTTCGCCGGGGCTATTGCGGGCTTGTTTGGCGGGGCGGTTCTGGCGCATATCCACGGCGGAGAGGTTACCCAGGGCGGTTTCGACGAATACATGCGTCACGCCATCACCAAATTAAGCCATCTCCATTTCGCCGCCACTCCCAAAAGCCGCGAGCGAATCGTCCGGTTGGGCGAGAATCCCGATTATGTCTTTCATACGGGGACGCCGGGACTGGACGCCTTGCAGAAATACCCGCGCTTATCGGACGAGGAGATTTCCCAACGCATCGGCTTTCCTCTGCCGGAACGCTACGCGTTGATTGCGCAGCACCCCGTTTCCACTCGTCCTCATGCCGCCGCCGCCGAGATCGCCGCTACGCTGGAGGCGTTCAAGCGGTCGGGACTGCCCTGCTTCCTGATGTCGCCCAACGCCGATGCAGGCGGACGAGAGATGTTGGCTAAAATTCGCGAATATCAAAAAGGGGATTGGTTGAAAACCATCGTCCATGTTCCCCGCGCCGTCTATTGCAACCTCTTGCGCCGTTGTGCGGTTTTGGCGGGCAATTCCAGCTCGGGAATCATCGATTCGCCCGCTTACGGCGTCCCGGCGATCGATATTGGCGATCGGCAGGCGGGACGCGAGCGCGGCGATAACGTTATCAGCGCTCCGCCCATCCAAACGGAAATCGAAAAAGCCATTGATCGCGCCTTGAACGATGCGGAATTTTTACGAAAAGCGTGGAACACGGTCAATCCCTACGGAGATGGCAAGGCTTCGGAGCGGATCGTCGAGATTTTGGAAACGGCGGATTGGGAACGGACGAAAAATGAAAAACGCCATGCGGCGGATTTGTGA
- a CDS encoding acylneuraminate cytidylyltransferase family protein yields MTEKAIPHTLAVIPARGGSKGLPRKNVRLLGGIPLIAHTIRAALRSRIERVVISTDDEEIAKIAKGWGAEVPFLRPLEYAGDSATSLSVLLHTLRFLEEKEEYSPNHVVFLQPTSPFRNARHIDEALDKHLKSGKKSLISVTDVQEFHPYFMFSIDNASNLEPLFILENRPLRRQDLPAFYRINGAIYISKRSYYDNLTDDAAIFDWASLAAYVMDAPSSVDINDYLDFQKAELMLKHEGEHKS; encoded by the coding sequence ATGACGGAAAAAGCCATTCCCCATACCCTAGCCGTCATCCCGGCGCGCGGCGGTTCCAAAGGGCTGCCGCGAAAGAACGTGCGCCTATTGGGCGGCATTCCACTGATTGCCCATACCATCCGCGCCGCATTGCGAAGCCGCATCGAGCGCGTCGTCATCTCTACCGACGATGAGGAGATCGCCAAAATCGCCAAAGGCTGGGGCGCGGAAGTTCCCTTCCTGCGTCCGTTGGAGTATGCCGGAGATTCTGCCACGTCGCTCTCCGTGCTTCTCCATACGCTGCGTTTCTTGGAGGAAAAAGAGGAGTATTCCCCCAATCATGTCGTATTTTTGCAGCCGACTTCGCCGTTTCGCAACGCCCGCCATATCGACGAAGCGTTGGACAAGCATCTTAAATCGGGCAAAAAATCGCTCATATCCGTAACGGACGTGCAGGAATTTCATCCCTATTTTATGTTTTCCATCGACAACGCGAGTAATCTCGAACCGCTTTTCATTCTCGAAAACCGCCCCCTGCGCCGCCAGGATCTGCCCGCATTCTACCGGATTAACGGCGCAATTTATATTTCCAAACGCTCTTACTACGACAATCTGACGGATGACGCCGCCATCTTCGATTGGGCCTCGTTGGCGGCTTACGTCATGGACGCGCCCAGTTCTGTGGATATCAACGATTATCTCGATTTTCAGAAAGCGGAATTGATGTTGAAGCATGAAGGGGAACATAAATCATGA
- the dinD gene encoding DNA damage-inducible protein D: protein MNQDNLPATKGKSFEELKKINEHGAEYWSARDLQVMLGYSQWRRFEEAIKRAVTSCEQSGNEPANHFAGAGKMVELGSGSVREVPDFHLSRFACYLIAQNGDPRKPEIAYAQKYFAIQTRRQELSEELAADLERLELRKQTSEEFKALSGAAREAGVQNKMFGVFHDAGYKGLYGGLGNVDIKRKKRIPEKENLMDRMGTTELAANQFRMTQTRDKLAREGIRNQEAAIGAHHQVGQEVREAIKRIGGTLPENIPPAEHIKQVEQRIKKTPAKLKLDDEDAKGLIGGEEIG from the coding sequence ATGAACCAGGATAATCTACCCGCAACCAAAGGGAAATCGTTTGAAGAACTAAAAAAGATTAACGAACACGGCGCCGAATATTGGAGCGCAAGAGACCTTCAGGTCATGCTGGGGTACAGCCAATGGCGCCGATTCGAAGAGGCGATTAAAAGAGCCGTCACTTCTTGCGAACAATCGGGAAATGAACCGGCGAACCATTTTGCCGGCGCCGGCAAAATGGTCGAACTTGGTTCGGGAAGCGTTAGAGAAGTTCCCGATTTCCACCTCTCACGCTTTGCGTGTTATCTTATAGCCCAGAACGGCGATCCGCGTAAACCGGAAATCGCTTACGCTCAAAAGTACTTCGCCATTCAAACGCGGCGACAGGAACTATCGGAGGAATTGGCCGCCGATCTTGAGCGGCTGGAATTGCGCAAGCAAACCTCGGAGGAATTTAAAGCGCTGTCAGGAGCAGCGCGGGAGGCGGGAGTTCAAAATAAGATGTTCGGCGTTTTTCACGACGCTGGTTATAAAGGGCTTTATGGGGGATTGGGAAATGTAGATATCAAAAGAAAGAAGCGCATCCCCGAAAAAGAAAATCTGATGGATCGCATGGGAACCACCGAATTAGCGGCCAATCAATTCCGCATGACTCAAACGAGAGACAAATTGGCGAGAGAAGGAATTCGCAACCAGGAAGCCGCCATCGGCGCGCATCATCAAGTTGGCCAAGAAGTGCGGGAAGCCATCAAGCGGATTGGCGGGACGCTGCCGGAAAATATTCCTCCCGCCGAGCACATCAAACAAGTGGAACAACGGATTAAAAAAACGCCAGCGAAATTGAAATTGGACGATGAAGACGCCAAGGGATTGATTGGCGGCGAGGAAATCGGATAA
- a CDS encoding prepilin-type N-terminal cleavage/methylation domain-containing protein: MTKSAFTLIELLIVVAIIGVLAAIAVPNFLLAQTKAKIARVEGDIKAMATAMELYRIDCNDFPNSSTGGVFQSFTRLEELVSPTPYMNTIPIDPFNKWGVPGHLSAKEYIYHNDTASEWPKNVFLDLRQHHYGPGKLSPNWIIIGFGPDQTTQDWDRGGSIPWGAVAYEPSNGVVSRGDIYRFGP; the protein is encoded by the coding sequence ATGACAAAGAGCGCTTTCACACTCATCGAACTCTTGATTGTCGTGGCGATCATCGGCGTCCTCGCGGCCATCGCCGTTCCCAATTTTCTGCTCGCTCAGACCAAAGCCAAAATCGCGCGGGTGGAGGGAGATATCAAAGCGATGGCCACGGCGATGGAACTATACCGCATCGATTGCAACGATTTTCCCAATTCTTCCACTGGCGGGGTGTTTCAATCCTTCACCCGCTTGGAGGAACTGGTATCGCCCACGCCCTACATGAATACCATTCCCATCGATCCCTTCAACAAATGGGGCGTGCCGGGGCATCTCTCCGCTAAAGAGTACATTTACCACAACGATACTGCCAGCGAGTGGCCTAAAAACGTATTTCTCGACTTGCGCCAGCATCATTACGGTCCCGGCAAACTTTCGCCCAACTGGATCATCATCGGTTTCGGTCCCGATCAAACGACGCAGGATTGGGATCGCGGCGGTTCGATTCCGTGGGGTGCTGTGGCATACGAGCCAAGCAATGGCGTCGTTAGCCGGGGGGATATCTATCGTTTCGGCCCTTAG
- a CDS encoding nucleotidyltransferase domain-containing protein, with the protein MDEIREDIKVLSLEAVRILSRMGCVRAAYLFGSQVEGNPGPWSDIDIAVFMEGIENWDIRQRAKAMGRVMIECGADMEAHLFPASVLANPPIGSFAAYILRHGAPLDFLTEEKP; encoded by the coding sequence ATGGATGAAATCCGCGAAGATATAAAAGTCCTTTCGCTGGAAGCCGTTCGTATTCTATCGCGCATGGGCTGCGTGCGGGCCGCGTATCTGTTCGGTTCCCAGGTTGAGGGAAATCCCGGCCCGTGGAGCGATATCGACATCGCCGTTTTTATGGAAGGGATTGAGAATTGGGATATCCGGCAGAGAGCGAAAGCGATGGGCCGCGTGATGATAGAATGCGGCGCAGATATGGAAGCGCATCTTTTTCCCGCGTCCGTGTTAGCAAATCCGCCCATCGGAAGCTTCGCCGCTTATATTCTTCGGCATGGAGCGCCCTTGGATTTCTTGACGGAAGAAAAGCCCTGA
- the rdgB gene encoding RdgB/HAM1 family non-canonical purine NTP pyrophosphatase, whose product MEKILLLATKNWEKLKELQELLDGSGWRVIALSDFPDCPDAVEDGKTFEENARIKAVAASTHTGLLTLADDSGLEVDALGLAPGIYSARYARGDDSTDEENTAKVLAEMKDVPDERRTARFVCAAVIARGEEILFTTRQTAEGFIAREPRGSGGFGYDPIFYYPSFGQNFAEVPPPKKHSVSHRGKALRAAVEFLQALIE is encoded by the coding sequence ATGGAAAAAATTCTCTTACTCGCCACGAAAAATTGGGAAAAACTGAAGGAATTGCAGGAACTGCTTGACGGTTCTGGATGGCGCGTCATCGCTCTGAGCGATTTTCCCGATTGTCCTGACGCCGTCGAGGACGGCAAAACATTCGAAGAAAACGCCCGCATCAAGGCCGTCGCCGCATCGACCCATACGGGACTATTGACGTTGGCGGACGATTCCGGCTTGGAAGTGGACGCGCTAGGATTGGCGCCGGGGATTTATTCCGCCCGTTATGCGCGTGGAGACGATTCGACGGACGAAGAGAATACAGCCAAAGTACTAGCAGAAATGAAAGACGTACCCGATGAGCGGCGGACAGCGCGTTTCGTCTGCGCCGCCGTCATCGCCCGCGGCGAGGAGATTTTGTTTACTACGCGGCAAACCGCGGAAGGATTCATCGCCCGCGAACCGCGCGGTTCCGGCGGATTCGGCTACGATCCCATCTTTTATTATCCGTCCTTCGGCCAAAATTTCGCCGAAGTCCCCCCCCCAAAAAAACATTCAGTCAGCCATCGGGGAAAAGCCTTGCGCGCCGCCGTGGAATTCTTACAAGCGCTTATCGAATAA